CGACATTCGTGCCTCGGCGGTCGACGGCGACTGGGGGCAGATTGTCCGACGGCATCCGCGAGTAAGTATGCCGCCTACCGCCGACATCGATGCTCCCGGCTGGAACCCCCTCACGCCTTCCGGTGATTCGGCGGTCTGCGACGGAGCTGTCAGGGATGTTCCGGGGAAGCTTTCGGGGGTTGCAGGAGCATGTACTGGTAGCCGTTGCGGGCCATTGGTCGATGGAGCCGGTGGTGGGTGGCCGCCCAGATCCGCCCGTTGTACTGCAGCGTCTCGGGGGCGGTTCCGCGGAGAGTGAGGGTGATGTCTGGGTGCTCGGGCTCTTGGAGGACGAGGGTTCGCAGTACTCCAGCGGGGTCGAGCGTGACGTGGGTCGCGTGATCCGGCATGCTGTTCTCCTTCGTCGCCGCCGTCAAACCGGCGGTGGTCAGTCCATCCGGACGAAGCCGCATCCTGGACGGTTCCGCACGGACCGTCACTGCCGGGGGAGGCGTGCTCACCGGGTTGCGGGCTTCGGCTCTGCGACCTTGTCCGGCGTGCCGCTGCCAGGCGTGTGAGACGTGTCGGGGGTGAAGTGGATGCGTTCGGCTGCGCGGGTGGTGTCTTGGGCGCGAGCAAGTTGTGCATCCTGCGCGGTCTGCGCGTCAGCTCGTGACCGGCGGATCGTGGCGAGGGCGTTGCTGCTGATCTGGTGCACCAGGTTCGCGATTGCGGTCGAGAGGCCACGTTCGAGTTGGCCGAGGTTGGTGTTGCCGATGATCAGACGCCGGTCGTGCACGGCCAGCGTCACATCCGGGTAGCCGGCGCGCTGTAACAAATGGTGACTGCCGGAGCCTTCGAGCGCTGCGATCTCTTCCGGATTGGGTCGTCGGTTGAAAACGGCGGGAACGTCGTAGAACCGTTCGGCGGCGTCGGTGCCGAGCGATGCAGGCAGGCCGGATGCGACGACGCTGGTCAGGGCGAGGTGCTGGTCAGCGGTGGTGGATGGGCCGGTCATGATGACTGCTTCCGTTGACGGTGGTGACCGCCAGGATGCGTTCGCTGCGGCGAGCATCGTGGTCGGAACCGTCTGAGATGAGTCTCCTCCTGCCAGGTGGTCGCAGCATGCAGGTTGCAGACGGACTCGTCCGGCGGTTCCTCTGTCGCCGGTCAATTGCGTACGAGGAGGCTCAGCGGATGACCACACGACTCCGTGCACGCGGCCGATGGGGATGGCCTATCGGCGATGTCGGGAAGCGTCCGGTTGGTCGAGTTCGGCCGCAGCGGGATGGGTTTCGGGCGTTGGCTCATCAGGAAGACGGTGTCGTCCGGCTCCTAGGCTTGTTCGACAGCAGGAGCCGCGCAGCCGCTGCCGTGGAGGCAGCAGACCGCAGCTTGAGGGCGCAGGGTCCTGCCGACTCACGGGTGGCATGCATCCCGGCGCCGTAGCGTGACGGCAAGCGCGGATGCGTGAACTCTCCGGACCGGTCGAAGGATCGCTCAGCACCAGAAGGTCGGTCCTCGATGACGACGATCCCGCTCGCCCCCGGTTTCACCCGCACCCGTCCCGGGAACGGCGGCCGCTCCGGCACCTCCACCTACTCCGCACTCCTCGCGCAGGTCAAGGACCACGGTCTCCTGCGCCGCCGCACCGGTTTCTACTGGTCGCTGTTCGGCGGCCTCGTCGCCACCCTCGCGCTGGCGTGGGTCGTGTTCTCGTTCCTCGGTGACTCGTGGTTCCAGCTGATCGTCGCGGGGGTGCTCGGTGTGCTGTTCACGCAGTTCGCGTTCCTGTCGCACGAGGCCGCGCACCGCCAGGTGTTCGCGTCGCAGAAGTGGAACGACCATGCCGGCCGCTGGGTCGGCACGTTCCTGGTGGGCTTGAGCTACTCGTGGTGGATGAACAAGCACACCCGCCACCACGGCAACCCGAACACCGTCGGCAAGGACCCGGACATCGCTCCCGACGGCATCCGGTTCCTGCCCGAGGACGCCGCTGCGGCGAAGGGACCGTTCATGCGGACCTTCCTGCGCTTCCAGGGCTGGCTGTTCTTCCCGCTGCTGACGCTCGAGGGCGTGAACCTGCACCGGCACGCGGTGGTCTCCGTCGTCCGTGGTGCCGGTGGCCGTCCGGACACGAAGGGTCGCGTGCTCGAGGGCACGCTGCTCGTGGCGCGGTTCGCGATCTACCTGACGGTGGTGTTCTGGTTCCTGCCGTTCGGGATGGCGTGCGCGTTCCTGGGTGTGCAGCTGGCGGTGTTCGGGGTGATGATGGGTGCCTCGTTCGCGCCGAACCACAAGGGCATGCCCACCATCGCGCACGACGCGAAGGTCGACTTCTTCTCCCGGCAGGTCCGGACCTCCCGCAACATCCGTGGCGGCTGGTGGGTGTCGTTCCTGATGGGTGGTCTGAACTTCCAGGTCGAGCACCACCTGTTCCCCTCGATGCCCCGGCCGGCGCTGAAGCAGGCCCGCCTGCTGGTCCGCGACCACTGCGAGACGCTCGACGTGCCCTACACCGAGACGACGCTGCTGCGTTCGTACGGCATCGTCGTCCGGTACCTCAACCGGGTAGGACTCGCCGCACGCGACCCCTTCGCCTGCCCGATGGTCGCGCAGATGCGGATCCACTGACGTGAGCGGGGAGCGGATCTCACCGTTGCACTGGAGCTCAGATGACACCGAGCTATGGACTGCGACGGACGATGCCGGAGCGGTCGTCGGCTCCGTCATCGCTGCAGGCGACTACACAGCGGTGACCTTCGATGGCTCAGTTCACGGCACACACCACTCGCTCGAAGCCGCACAAGACCAAATCGACGCCTGGCACCGCTGGACCACCAGCACCTGACCGGCAGCCATCCACATCAAGGCGACAACCGGCTCGGACCGGGGGGCGGCAGAGCCGCTACAGCTCTTCGCGGCACCTCTGGTGTGCCTACTCATCTGCGGTGCCGAGCACCGGGACCGGTTGGGGGAAGGGCGCTGATTCTCCATCGCGCATCCGTGAGAAAGTCTTGCGCGGCAAGGTCGCCTGCGTCCTCGAGGGCGTCCTCCGGCGCTGGCTCCAACAGGACCGGGATCGCCGGAGCGAGCATGAGCTGCACCGTCACCGGTAGTCCAGCATCATCAACGGTCGGCACTGCAATGGTGTCAGCGACCGCGGCTTGCGCCAACGAGGCGCTGTAGGCCAGCACCACTTTGCCGACCATGTCGCTGACGAGGATACGGGTATGCCCGTAATGGAGGTACTGCACGATCAACCGCTCTCGCCGCGGGACAAAGCGGATTGAGAAGACGGCGACCGTGAAAATCATCCCCGACGCGCCCAGTCCAACGACGCTCCTGAACCGTACGCGCCGCTCCCGGAGGCACACCCAACGGTGTCCCTCATGCGCGGGTCGAGGAGACGCACCGGTGGCTGGAACGGTCATTGCGGTGCTCAGACGCGCCGGGCGATGTCGGCTCCTCAGCGCGTTGTCGACACGCGAACGCTCAACTCGCAGAAGGTCCTTTGGCCATGACCTCGCAGCGATCGGCCTGAAGCCGCTGGTGACGAGGACAAGCGCGGAGCCGGCCATGCCGATCGTGCTTGACCTCTGTTCAGTCTCGAGTCACGTTCATCGCAGCGGACGATCGGATCAGGGCGTCCGCTGACGGCCTGACGCACCCCAGCTTCACCGCCTGTCGACGGACGCCCGGTCCGGGTTAGCCAGGCGACGCGAAGGAGTGTGCCGGCACACCTCAGATCAGTCAGATCCATCAGACGGATACCTCGACCGCGTCACGGGCGCCTTCACGATCAACACCGTGATCCCGCTTGACCAGCGAGGCGTCCGGTGGTCCATCGGCGATCCGGACCCTGTATCCGCAGAGAGCGGGCTTGAGCCAGATACTGATGTGATGGCATCACCGCTCGTCTCCGATGTTGCTCACTCCGGCCTCAGCGTGGCCGACCTTGATGACGCGTCGGCACTGTGGTGCTCCGGTCTTGGGTTCACGCTCGAGCGCACCTTCACGCTCGACGTGGACGTCACGGCGGCGACCACCGGCGTCCACGAAGCGGTGATCCGCGCAGCGACGGTGACCTTCGGGCCTCACCGGATTGAGTTGCTGCAGTACGACCCAACCCGCACACCTGGGGCCGCTGGTTCGCCCGCATTTCTCGGCACGGTGCACATAGCGCTCACGGTCACGGACCTCGATCGTGCGCTCAAGCTCTGCGTGCGACACGGCTGGCAACCGGTCGGGACACCTCACCGGATGGCTGGTGGCACCCGCGCCGGCACAGCGAAGATGGTCTTGAGCCGTTCCGAGGGTTGAGTGCCGACCGAGAGATCTCGCGACGGGCAGCTGAAGTTGG
The Curtobacterium citreum genome window above contains:
- a CDS encoding fatty acid desaturase family protein; this encodes MTTIPLAPGFTRTRPGNGGRSGTSTYSALLAQVKDHGLLRRRTGFYWSLFGGLVATLALAWVVFSFLGDSWFQLIVAGVLGVLFTQFAFLSHEAAHRQVFASQKWNDHAGRWVGTFLVGLSYSWWMNKHTRHHGNPNTVGKDPDIAPDGIRFLPEDAAAAKGPFMRTFLRFQGWLFFPLLTLEGVNLHRHAVVSVVRGAGGRPDTKGRVLEGTLLVARFAIYLTVVFWFLPFGMACAFLGVQLAVFGVMMGASFAPNHKGMPTIAHDAKVDFFSRQVRTSRNIRGGWWVSFLMGGLNFQVEHHLFPSMPRPALKQARLLVRDHCETLDVPYTETTLLRSYGIVVRYLNRVGLAARDPFACPMVAQMRIH
- a CDS encoding VOC family protein; this encodes MASPLVSDVAHSGLSVADLDDASALWCSGLGFTLERTFTLDVDVTAATTGVHEAVIRAATVTFGPHRIELLQYDPTRTPGAAGSPAFLGTVHIALTVTDLDRALKLCVRHGWQPVGTPHRMAGGTRAGTAKMVLSRSEG